The Dethiosulfovibrio peptidovorans DSM 11002 nucleotide sequence GGTGAGCATCCCTACGTGTTTCTTGACGGTATCTGGCTCAAAAAGAGCTGGGGAGGCGAGGTCCATAACGTCTCGATACTTATAGCCATAGGGGTCAACCAGATGGGCTATAGAGAGGTTCTGGGCGTATGCGAAGGCAGCCGAGAGGACAAGGAAAGCTGGTCCTCCTTCCTGAGGCATCTTAAAGAAAGAGGCCTGAAAGGGGTCCGTCTCGTCACCTCCGATAAAAGCATGGGGCTCTTGGAAACCCTACCCCATTTCTTCCCTGAAGCTCTGTGGCAACGTTGCATAGTTCATTTCTACCGCAACGTCTACAGTGCCGTCCCGAAGGGGAAGGCACGAGAAGTAAGCCTGATGCTGAAGGCGATACACAACCAGGAAGACCTGAAAGCAGCCAGAGAAAAAGCTGAAGCCGTGGTCGAAAAGCTGAAGGCCATGAAACTTCAGAAAGCCGCCAAGATCGTCCAGGAAGGCTACGAGGAGACCCTGAGCTACTTCCATTTTCCCTCGGAACACTGGAAGCGGCTCAGAACCAACAATTCTCTGGAACGACTGAACCGAGAGATCCGTCGAAGGACAAAGGTCGTGGGCAACTTCCCCGACGGGGAATCGGCCCTGATGCTGGTATCCGCCAGAGTCAGGCATGTAGCTTCCACCCAGTGGGGTAAGAGAGCCTACATGAACATGGAGCATCTCAGAGAACAGATACTGGAGCAAGAAAATAATGCCATCGTAAGCTGACACAGAAAGCCTTAAAAACCGAACATAGCCCTATATGGGCCTGCTGAGTCAAATATTAATGTGCGAAACATACTGGACAGTACCCAAAGATACAGGGACGCAATTTTATATGCGTCCCTGTATCTTTGTTATCCTATAAGCAACATAAGATATATTATAGGACATGACCTCTATAAAGCATGGCCCGGTATACTGTGGTCCGGGCCATGCTAAAATCAGTCTTTATTTTCAAGCTTGATGTGAGGATGATCTCCCCATATCCTCTCCAGATCGTAAAACTCCCTACCTCTTGAGCTGAAGACATGAACCAGTAGGTATCCCGCATCTATCAAACGCCACATGGAGCTGGTCTGGCCCTCGACCGTATGAGACACCCCCAAGTCTTCTAAAGCATCCGAAGCGGCTTCGCAGAGTGTCTTCATATGAACGTCCGAGTTGGCGGTGACGACCACGAATTCCTCCGCAATGGTAGACCCCTCTCTGACGTCCATTATCGTGACGTCGTTTCCTCTTTTGTCGGAAACTGCTTTGGCTACCGAATCGGCTTGTTTGCTGTATTCCACGAAGATACCCTCCCCTATCTGTCTAAATTAGCGATTATCCTGTCTTTGTCGTGTCCCAATATCAAAGTTGCACTATAGGAGGCCCCCCGGTCTTCTTTGACCAGATTTTCTGGGATACCGGAAAGCTTGGCCAAGGCGAGGGCGACATCTTTGGAGTCCTCTCCGGGTTTGTGGGTTATAGTGCTGTAGTGGAAGTCAAAATGTTTGGCATTGCCTACGTAAGCGACCTCTATGCCATGTTTTTCCAGTCTGGAGGATATATTTTTTCCCAGACCTGAGGTGCCGTCTCCGTTCAAGACTGCGATAGGACGGTTTATCTCGGATACGAGATCCTCTATTACCCCTTCTTCTTTCGCTTCACCTTGACCGCTGAGGTCCATGGCACCCGACAGATCCTGACTGGACGTCAACAAAGTAGATGTCTGGAGAAGATCCGGTGACCAATAGCTGGCTCCGTTTATCATAGCCGCCTTTCCAGGCATGGTGAAAAAAGAAATCCTATCAGGAGAGATGTCCCTTAAATAGCTTATCAACTGTAAGGCCTGACTCGGAGGTATGTCTGTCTCCACTACGGAGAGAATTTCCTCTGTTATCTCCGGCAAATGGGACATGGTAGAGGGATCGTAGAGCTTTTTAAGCAGGGCCTTCAGGAATCTCTGTTGTCTCTGAATTCGTCCTATATCGCCGAGAGCATCGTGACGAAATCGAACGTATTCGAGGGCAGTCTTGCCGTCCAGATGGCGCCATCCCTTCTTGATGTTTATGTATAGCCCACCGGCGTTGTCCCTGTAGCGAAGATTTTTCTGAACATCGACGTCGATACCGCCGAGAGAGTCCACTATCTTAGGGAAGCTTTCATAGTTTACCGCCAAGGTATAATGTATCGGCATACCTATCAGGTTGACGACAGTTTCCTTGAGAAGGTCTACCCCACCGTAAGCGTAGGAATGATTTATCTTCTGAGTCCCATGATCCCTTATGGTCGTCCTGGTATCCCTCGGGAGAGACATCACCTTTATCCTCTTGTTGTCTATGTCCAGAGTGATGAAGGCTATAGTGTCCGATCGATGCACCCCTTCTACGTCGTCGACCCCCAAGGCCAGTATGTTTATGCTTCCGGTTTTCTCGTCGAATTGAATTTTTTGCTTTATATCCTGTGCTTCCGGAGAGACCAATCCCTTCAATCGCCAGGCTCCTCCGGCGACAGTGGCGAAGAGAGCGACGAATATAAGGAAAAGGATCCTCGTCTTTCGTACCATCAATTTCACCTCTTTTATGCTCTATGTCCCGATCCTTCCTTCCTGTAAAGCCCTTTCTTATCTATGAACTTCTCCACCAGAGGAGGCACTAAGTACCTTATGTTCTCCCCTTTTGCTACCCGTTTTCTTATGTCGGTGCTCGATATGGACAGAGATGGAATGGAGAGAGGAACGACCGAGTCCCTCAGAAAGCCGGGAAAGGAGATTTCTCCCTGGCTTTCATCACGATCGTAACCGGGACGACTTACCGCCACGATGGTACATAATCCGGAAAGATATTCGTGCTCATGCCAGTTCTCCATCGTCATGACCGCATCCACCCCAGTGATAAAGTAGAAAGAGGCGGTCCCCTCGGGGTACCAATGGCTCATCTCTCTCATGGTCTCCACTGTATAGCTAGGTTCATGTCTGTCTATCTCGATCCGAGAGACCCTAAAATGATCGTTTTCCAAGGTAGCCAGACAGGTCATCATATATCTGTCTTCCGGAGACGTGACTCGTCTGTCCTTTTTATGAAAAGAATCTCCAGTGGGAATAAATATAACCCTCTCCAGGCCCAAGGCGTTATAGGCTTCTTCCGCCGCTACCAGATGTCCATGATGTATAGGATCGAAGGTTCCTCCCATCACGCCGATCTTACGGACAGAGGACATGACGATTCTCAGTAAGCCCGTTCCGGCTGGAACTCGAACGCGACGTCGCCTATATATATGGTGTCTCCCTCCTGAGCTCCACTTGCCTCCAGAAGTTCCTCCACCTTATATTGTCTAAGTATCCTCATAAACCTCACAGCAGCCTCTTCTTGACCGAAATCGTATCTCGCGGAAGCGGCCTCTATCCTGGGATGAATCACCCTGAAGCAGCCGGACTCGTGAAGCCTGAGGATCTGGACCTTATCCCTGGTCCTTTTTTCTGGAAGATCCTCCTCCACCGTCGCGAACAACCTCGTGGTTCCCGTAGGTCTTGGATGTTCTCTGGACAGCGAGACTATATGATCCATGAATTCCTGGACCCCTTCTCCACTCAAAGCGCTTGTAGCTATGAAGCGGATATCCCTTTGGGAGAAGAATTCATAGGTCTGATCGATCAAATTCCTGGCCGAGTCTATGTCGATCTTGTTCCCCACGACTATATAGGGTCGCTCCAACAGATCAGCGTTGTAAGCCTGGAACTCATCCAGAACGGTCTTCCATTGATTAACGACGCTCTCGAGGGAGCCGGAGCTGAGATCCAGGACGTGGACGATTACCCTCGTCCTCTCTATATGACGAAGAAAGTAATGGCCTAGTCCTCTATTCTGATGAGCCCCTTCGATCAGTCCCGGTATGTCGGCTACGACGATTTTATCCTGGTCTATCCTCATGACTCCGAGATTAGGGGATAAAGTGGTAAAGGGATAATCGGCTATTTTAGGGGTCGCGTTGGATATCGCCGCCAAAAGGGACGATTTTCCCGCGTTAGGAACCCCTACAAGAGCTACATCGGCTATCAGTTTGAGCTCCATGGTTATCTTTCGTTTTTCCCCGTCCTCGCCTTTTTCGGAAAAACGGGGGGCCCGTCTCCTGGAGTTGGCGAAATGAGCGTTGCCCTTCCCTCCTCTCCCGCCTCTGGCCACCAGACAGCGGTCGCCGGGCTCCACCAGATCCGCCAGCGGCTCGCCTGTCTCCTTGTCGAAGACGATGGTGCCACATGGCACCTTTATCACCACGTCCGATGCGTTGGCACCGAATTTTTTGGCTCCCTGCCCGTGAGCCCCGTTGTCGGAAGAGATATGTCTAGAGTACTCGAAATCCGCCAGGGTATGCAGATCCGTAGTGGCCTCGAGAAAAATATGACCGCCCCTTCCGCCGTTTCCGCCATCGGGACCTCCTTTAGGGACGAACTTCTCCCTGCGAAAGCTCATACATCCGTTTCCGCCTCTACCGGCAGCCACCTGTATGGTTACTATATCCACAAATTTCATAGTTGTACCTACCCTCCAGGGTGAGAATGACAAAAAACGGGCCAAGGATTACCTAGGCCCGCTAGAAAGCTGGATAAAAGAACTTACGCTCCTGAGTAGATCACTCTCGACCAAGCAGGAAGCTCCCTTAAACGGCCGGGGTGAGTTCTTCTATGGTGACGTATTTTCTAGTACCCTTGTTCTTGAAACGGACGATACCGTCCTTCAAAGCAAACAGGGTGTAATCCTTGCCGAGTCCAACGTTGACGCCGGGGTGAAAGGACGTACCTCTCTGACGAACTATGATATTGCCGGCCTTGGCTATCTGACCGTCGCTGAGCTTGAGCCCAAGCCTCTGTCCGCGAGAGTCTCTTCCGTTCGAGCTACTCCCCTGTCCCTTTTTATGGGCGAAAAACTGAAGACTTAATAGATTACGAAGCATCTTCCTGCACCTCCACCAATTGTACATTTTCCGGATAGGTTTCCGCAAGAGCTCTGAAACTCTCGCAGATCGTTGCAGCTATCGCCTGGACCTCCGGCGATATGCCGTGCCATTCAAGGGCTATCTTTGTGTTTTCCTGGTCTACGCAACTATCCACGGGATTACCGAGGACGTCGGAAAGACCTATATGGAGAGCCTGGACAAGCGTGGTGACCGCGGCACAGACGATATCCTCCCCCGAAGGGGCATATCCTGAATGTCCCTCCACCGACAGAGCGTATATTAAACCATTCCGCCGGGAGATCACCACCTTGGTCATCAGCCGTCGATAGAGTCTATTCTGACCAAGCTGAAGGGCTGTCTGTGCCCTCTGAATCTCCTATATTTGGTCTTGTTCTTGTACTTGAAGACGATCAGTTTCTTGTTCTTGCCGTTGGTGAGGACGGTCCCTTTTACCGAGGCTCCCTCGACATGAGGGGTCCCGACCTTAACGTCGTCATCCGAGCCTACAAGAAGAACCTTGTCGAAGGAGACCTGATCGTTCTCCTCGATCGCCAACTTCTCGATCTTGAGTTCGTCTCCTGGCTGAACTCGATATTGTTTTCCACCTGTTTCGATTATAGCGTACATTATACTTCCTCCTCTCGCTGAGCACGGGTAGCTTAGCTTTTAAAGACCCGTCTCACGCGGTATATCAACAGCCTTTGCATTTTAAGGGAAAGTTCCATACAAGTCAAGGAGGTATGGCCTTTGACGGCTTCGCCTCGAGCTCACGCTTTTAGGCACCTTTATCTACTTTACGGTAGTGGGCGACTCCCCTCGTCTCAAGAGCATGGAGGCATGGGATCTGGCCTCATCCATATCCAGATCGCCGGAGAGCATCCTAGCTATCTCGGATACCCTCTCTTCGTCCCCTAGTTCGGATATATTGCTGTCCATCCCGTCCCTTTTGACGACCAGATGTACGTCCGCCAGGGCCGCGATAGATGCCTCATGGGTAACCATGATCACCTGGCACCTGCGGGAAAGGTCCTTCAACTTAAGACCGGCCAACACCGCGGCTCTCCCTCCCAAACCGGCCTCCACCTCGTCGAAAACGACGGTAGGAGGCCGATTCTCTTCCGGAAGAGAAAGCCTTATGGCCAAAAGGATGCGGCTCAATTCCCCTCCGGATGCCATCTTAGAGACCGGTCCTGGCTCGTTCCGTCCCCATGCAAGTCGGAACTCGACCGAGTCCGCCCCGTTGGGTCTGAGCTTTGTCTCCTCTATCAGACCTACCGAAAAGCGAGCGTCCTCCATAGCCATCTCGGTCAGGCATCGGTTTACCCTGGCCTCAAGCCATAAAGCCGCCTCTTTTCTCACCTTTCTAAGTGCCAAGGCCATCCTGGAAGCGGTTTTCCTGTGCTCCTCCACGTCCTTCTCCAGAGCCTGTCTAAGATCGTTGCTCTTGGACAGCCAATCCAGCTCCTGGTCCGCCTCTCTACAGTAAAGGATAAGCTCTTTCAGAGATGTCACACCGGCCGTTCTTTTAAGTTTCCTGAGGTGGCCTATCTTTGACTCAAGCTCTTCGACACTTTCCTCTACGGCGGATCGACGATCCTCGTCGGAATCATTTTCGAGTTCGTTTAGAAGAGCCCCGTATCCCTCAACTATAGCTTCCATATGCGGGGATAGCTCATCGCATCTATCCCTGGGGAGAAGCTGAGATAGACGATGGATCAAATCGTCCAACTCTTCCTTGACGCTTCCCGGTTCGTCGTTTTTCATCCTTATGACGATTTTACGAAGGTCGTTCAGACGGCCAAGTTCCTCCGACAGCCTTCTGTACTCCTCTTCCCAGAGGGCCTCGCTTTCCTCGGAGATATCCATCTTTCTCCAGCGGTGGACTACTTCCTCGGCGCTTTTAAATCGATCCGTGACGGACCTCTGTCGTTGTCGGAGGCTCTGAAGCTCCTTCTCTATGGATATGGTCGCCTTGACCTGCTCCCTCAGATTTTCCCGAAGTTTTTTCAGTTCCTCCCCACCGCAGAGATCCAGGATAAACAGCTGTTTATCCTGATCCAGCAGCTCTAACTGAGCGAACTGACTCTGTATAGTTATCAGCCTTTGGGATACCTCCGACAGGACTCCTACAGGAGCCTGTCTGTTTTGAAGGAGCACCTTTCCTCGTCCGTTTTTTACGATCTCCCTTCTTACGAACAGACGCCCGTCCTCCGAACCGTAGAGAAAATCGGGATCTTCCTCGTCGAAAAGATAAACGGCCTCCACCTCTGCCGAGTCGCTGCCGGACCTTATCATGGAGGAAGAGGCCCTCTTTCCGGACGCAAGTTCCAGGGCTCTGACCACGCTGCTTTTGCCAGCTCCGCTTTCGCCTGTTATGGCTGTCAGACCGGAGGAAAATTGAAGGTGACTCTCCCTTATACCTCCTATATGACGTATATGAAGCTCCTCTATCAAGAGATCACTCCTCGTCGTCGGAGACGTAGAAGGTCTGTCCCCACATGAGTTTTTTACTTAAAAGATCGTAGTAGTCCCTTCCCGGCAGCCAAAGGGTGTCCACCGCTTTGTTTTTTGCCAGACTTATATCGATCCTATCTCCCGGAAGTATCTCGTATCCGAGTTGGCCGTCTTGGGTGAGGGTTATATCTCGGCTCTCCCCCTTGGTAGAGAGGGTAAGGACATCCTCTGGTCCGAGAACCATGGGCCTGGCATAGAGAGTATGGGCACAGATGGGGGCCATGATCATGCAGGGTACGTGAGGAGGTACTATCGGTCCTCCCGCCGATAGAGCGTATGCCGTCGACCCGGTCGGAGTCGAGGCTATTATGCCGTCCGCCCTGAGTACGCTGGTCGGTTTGCCACAGACCTTGATATCGACCTCCATGACCCTTGCGAGAGCTCCCTTGGTCAGAACCAGATCGTTGAGAGCGTATAGGACGTGTTCCCTGTGATTCGATCGGTAAAGTTCGCCTAGCATGAGCTGTCTTCTTTGGATCTGATAGTCTCCCGCGACTATTTTGAGGACATCGTCTTCCACGTTTTCCCTGTCGCCGGCGGCTAGAAAACCGAGACGTCCCAGGTTTACTCCATAAAGGGCTATATGATCGTCCAAGACATAACGAGCGGCCCTGAGAAATGTGCCGTCTCCGCCTATGACGATCGCCACGGATATGCCGTCCTTCCAGCCTCTATCGTTCACCGGCATCCCCAAAACGGAGGCCTCCATAGGCGGAAGTCTGAACGTTATCCCGTTTTCCGGTGCCCAACGCAAAAGCTTAAGAGCCGTCTCTATAGCCTTCGGCTTCTGGGTGTTGACGATAAGTCCCAAGACCTTATTCAGAGTCATCCATTCATTTCCCCCTCGTGGGCTTTCTCAACCTCGGCTGCCAGGTCGATGGAGAGCGGCGAGTCTCCCTTAACGAGATAAAAAAGAAATTCTACGTTCCCCTTGGGGCCTTTTATGGGAGATGGGATACAGCCACGAAGCCCCAGGTTCGTATAGGAAGAGATGAAATCGTTCAGCTCTCTCAGGATATCCAAATGTAGCTTGGACGATTTCACCACTCCCCCCTTTCCGATCCTATCTCGCCCCGCCTCGAATTGAGGCTTGACCAAGGTCAATATTTCTCCGCCGTCGAGAAGGATCCTTTCAAGCGCAGGCAGCAGGAGCCTTATCGAGATGAAAGAGGCGTCCATAACAGCCAGTGACGGCAAAGGCGAAAAATTCTCCGGGACGATGTACCTGGCGTTCGTCCTCTCCATTATGACGACCCTGGGATCGGTCCTCAATCTCCAATGAAGCTGCCCGTACCCCACGTCCACAGCATAGACCTTTTCCGCCCCTCTGGACAGCAGGACATCGGTAAAGCCTCCGGTGGAGGCCCCCACATCCAGACAAACCTTTCCCTCAGGCGACACGGGAAAGGAATCCAATCCTCCAAGAAGTTTATAAGCTCCACGACTAGCCCATTCTGTACGCCCTTTGGCTTTAAGTTCGACCAGGTCATCCGAGGCGACAGGAGTACCGGCTTTATCCGCTACCTCGCCGTTCAACAGGACCTCGCCGCTCATGATAACGGCCTGGGCTCTACTTCTCGTCTCGGAGAGACCTAGCTCGACCATCCTTTTATCCAGTCTTTCTTTCCGTTTTTTCACCGCAAAAAGACACCGCTTTCTCCAGGGTCATGTCGCATATGTCCCATTGATCCTCAACCGTTCCATGAGGAAGGAAGGCTTTTTTCACTCCCATACGGTGAATGGACACGTCGGCGTTGAGCTCCGCGGATCTGGCCGCTATAGCCTCTCCTATGCCTCCGTCCAAGTAACCGTCCTCGGCGGTTACCACAGTGCCACCTCTCAGAAGTATGGGGTCCAGGGTCTCATAGTCCAGAGGGGCTATGGTCCTTAGATCCACCAGGCCGGGAGAGGGACAAAGCCTCCTTATGGCCTCATCTCTGGCCTGGGCTAGAAAGTTCACGGTCTTCCCTATGCCCATATAGGTGACCTCCCCCAGCGAGGGATAGAGTATTTCTGCCTTAAGACCCTGCACCGATTTCGATCCCTCTCGACAAAGGGAGGTCACCACCGCTCCTCTGGGGTACCTTATAGCGGTAGGTCCATCTCTATTCATCGCCTCGGCGATCATGGCTTTAAGGTCCACCAAATCTCTGGGTGCCTGAACGACCAGATTCGGTATCATTCGACACCATCCGATATCGAAGAGTCCCTGATGGGTCTCTCCGTCCTCTCCGACCATGCCAGCTCGGTCTATGGCGAATAAGACCGGTAGATTTTGGAGGCAAACGTCCAGGGTCATCTGATCCATCGCCCTTTGAAGAAAGGTGGAATATATGAAAGCGACCGGTTTAAGCCCCCCTGCCGCCATCCCGGCGGCCATGGTAACCATGTGTTCTTCGGCTATCCCCACGTCGAAAAAACGATCGGGAAAGCTTTCCGCAAAACCGTTGAGCTTAGATCCTTCTTTCATCGCAGGAGTTAGGGCAACGACACTGGGATCCCTTTCCGCCAGATCTCCGATTTCGTCCGCTACGGCCTGGCTCCAGCTTTTTGAGGCCTTCTTCAACCGGGAAACGGCGGAGGAAACTCCGTGATAAACGCTCGGTTCTCTCTCCGCCATCTCGAGTCCTCTTCCCTTTTGGGTTATAAGATGGATCAGGACAGATTTATCGAACTTCCTTGCGAGGGAGAATATCAAGTCCATCTCCTCCACCGAGTGCCCGTCGAAGGGGCCCCAGTAATCTATATCAAGGGAGTCGAAGATATTTTCCGGCTTCACCAGACTCTTTATCTGATCCTTAGCCTTCCCCAATATGTGCTCAATGGTCTCCCCTTTAGGGATGCCTTTGCAACATTCCTTGATGGCCTTCTTGAGCTTACGGTAATATGGGTTGGCGCTGAGGTGAGCGAAATGATTCGCAGCTCCACCGATTCTCGGGCTTATAGCCATGTCGTTGTCGTTCAGGACGAATATAACCTTGGTGTCCGCTTCCTTGAGGTGATTCAAAGCCTCGAAAGCCATCCCGTTTATTATGGAGCCGTCCCCTATTATCGCCACGACTTCGTGATTTTTTTTCAGGAGATCTCTGGCCTTTGCATAGCCTAACGCAGCGGACAGAGACGTGCTGCTATGTCCTACGTCGAAATGATCGCAGGGACTCTCGGATCTCTTGGGAAAACCGCTGATCCCCCCCAAACTTCGAACCGAGTGGAAACGATCTCTTCTGTCGGTCAGTATCTTATAGGAATAGGTCTGATGTCCCACGTCAAATACTATTCGGTCGCTGTAAGGATCGAAGTTTCTCAATATCGATACCGTTAGCTCTACCGCTCCGAGAGACGAGGCGAGATGTCCACCGTTTTCGAAGACCACGTCGGTTATCATATCCCTGACGTCCTGACAGAGGATGTCTACATCTGCATAGTTTAACCTTTCTAGTTCATCCGGTCCTTCCATGTTTTCGAGTATAGACATGACCGATCTCCTTTCATCTGGTCCGGTGTTCCAGATAGAGGGCCAATTCTCTGAGAAAAGCGCTGCTCTCTCCAAACCGATCCAGCGACGAGATAGCCCGTTCGGTCCTCTCCTTCAGTCTCCTCATAGCGCCTTCCATGCCGAGATCGCTCACGAACGTCCTCTTACCGTGAGCTTCGTCTTTTCCCAGGGATTTGCCAAGTTCTTCTTGATCACCCTTCACGTCCAGTATATCGTCGGCTATCTGAAAAGCCACTCCGAGTTCCAGACCATAGCTCTCCAGTGCCTCTAGATCCTCGGCACTTCCTCCCGACAGGATGGCCCCTGTGATCAGTGATGTCCTGATCAAAGCAGCCGTCTTCAAGGTCGATATCTCCGTAGGAGAACTACATTCTTCCTCGGATCCCTCCGATTCCATATCCAGAACCTGTCCCCCGCATATTCCGCCTGGGCCGATCGATCTGGCGAAGTGAGCCACCGCCTTGACGACGTTCCCTC carries:
- a CDS encoding TlyA family RNA methyltransferase; its protein translation is MKKRKERLDKRMVELGLSETRSRAQAVIMSGEVLLNGEVADKAGTPVASDDLVELKAKGRTEWASRGAYKLLGGLDSFPVSPEGKVCLDVGASTGGFTDVLLSRGAEKVYAVDVGYGQLHWRLRTDPRVVIMERTNARYIVPENFSPLPSLAVMDASFISIRLLLPALERILLDGGEILTLVKPQFEAGRDRIGKGGVVKSSKLHLDILRELNDFISSYTNLGLRGCIPSPIKGPKGNVEFLFYLVKGDSPLSIDLAAEVEKAHEGEMNG
- a CDS encoding LCP family protein; the encoded protein is MVRKTRILFLIFVALFATVAGGAWRLKGLVSPEAQDIKQKIQFDEKTGSINILALGVDDVEGVHRSDTIAFITLDIDNKRIKVMSLPRDTRTTIRDHGTQKINHSYAYGGVDLLKETVVNLIGMPIHYTLAVNYESFPKIVDSLGGIDVDVQKNLRYRDNAGGLYINIKKGWRHLDGKTALEYVRFRHDALGDIGRIQRQQRFLKALLKKLYDPSTMSHLPEITEEILSVVETDIPPSQALQLISYLRDISPDRISFFTMPGKAAMINGASYWSPDLLQTSTLLTSSQDLSGAMDLSGQGEAKEEGVIEDLVSEINRPIAVLNGDGTSGLGKNISSRLEKHGIEVAYVGNAKHFDFHYSTITHKPGEDSKDVALALAKLSGIPENLVKEDRGASYSATLILGHDKDRIIANLDR
- a CDS encoding NAD(+)/NADH kinase, coding for MTLNKVLGLIVNTQKPKAIETALKLLRWAPENGITFRLPPMEASVLGMPVNDRGWKDGISVAIVIGGDGTFLRAARYVLDDHIALYGVNLGRLGFLAAGDRENVEDDVLKIVAGDYQIQRRQLMLGELYRSNHREHVLYALNDLVLTKGALARVMEVDIKVCGKPTSVLRADGIIASTPTGSTAYALSAGGPIVPPHVPCMIMAPICAHTLYARPMVLGPEDVLTLSTKGESRDITLTQDGQLGYEILPGDRIDISLAKNKAVDTLWLPGRDYYDLLSKKLMWGQTFYVSDDEE
- the dxs gene encoding 1-deoxy-D-xylulose-5-phosphate synthase is translated as MSILENMEGPDELERLNYADVDILCQDVRDMITDVVFENGGHLASSLGAVELTVSILRNFDPYSDRIVFDVGHQTYSYKILTDRRDRFHSVRSLGGISGFPKRSESPCDHFDVGHSSTSLSAALGYAKARDLLKKNHEVVAIIGDGSIINGMAFEALNHLKEADTKVIFVLNDNDMAISPRIGGAANHFAHLSANPYYRKLKKAIKECCKGIPKGETIEHILGKAKDQIKSLVKPENIFDSLDIDYWGPFDGHSVEEMDLIFSLARKFDKSVLIHLITQKGRGLEMAEREPSVYHGVSSAVSRLKKASKSWSQAVADEIGDLAERDPSVVALTPAMKEGSKLNGFAESFPDRFFDVGIAEEHMVTMAAGMAAGGLKPVAFIYSTFLQRAMDQMTLDVCLQNLPVLFAIDRAGMVGEDGETHQGLFDIGWCRMIPNLVVQAPRDLVDLKAMIAEAMNRDGPTAIRYPRGAVVTSLCREGSKSVQGLKAEILYPSLGEVTYMGIGKTVNFLAQARDEAIRRLCPSPGLVDLRTIAPLDYETLDPILLRGGTVVTAEDGYLDGGIGEAIAARSAELNADVSIHRMGVKKAFLPHGTVEDQWDICDMTLEKAVSFCGEKTERKTG
- a CDS encoding IS256 family transposase, with amino-acid sequence MYDTTDNTGKTKGDSKIIRIDEQEIRSHLDRIVKGTVEDTLNSLLDAEADAICQAGRYERTPDRLDTRAGYYSRKLQTKAGEVQLKVPKLRKLPFETAIIERYRRRESSVEEALVEMYLAGVSVRRVEDITEALWGTRISPSTVSDLNKKIYGRIDEWRNRPIRGEHPYVFLDGIWLKKSWGGEVHNVSILIAIGVNQMGYREVLGVCEGSREDKESWSSFLRHLKERGLKGVRLVTSDKSMGLLETLPHFFPEALWQRCIVHFYRNVYSAVPKGKAREVSLMLKAIHNQEDLKAAREKAEAVVEKLKAMKLQKAAKIVQEGYEETLSYFHFPSEHWKRLRTNNSLERLNREIRRRTKVVGNFPDGESALMLVSARVRHVASTQWGKRAYMNMEHLREQILEQENNAIVS
- the obgE gene encoding GTPase ObgE, whose product is MKFVDIVTIQVAAGRGGNGCMSFRREKFVPKGGPDGGNGGRGGHIFLEATTDLHTLADFEYSRHISSDNGAHGQGAKKFGANASDVVIKVPCGTIVFDKETGEPLADLVEPGDRCLVARGGRGGKGNAHFANSRRRAPRFSEKGEDGEKRKITMELKLIADVALVGVPNAGKSSLLAAISNATPKIADYPFTTLSPNLGVMRIDQDKIVVADIPGLIEGAHQNRGLGHYFLRHIERTRVIVHVLDLSSGSLESVVNQWKTVLDEFQAYNADLLERPYIVVGNKIDIDSARNLIDQTYEFFSQRDIRFIATSALSGEGVQEFMDHIVSLSREHPRPTGTTRLFATVEEDLPEKRTRDKVQILRLHESGCFRVIHPRIEAASARYDFGQEEAAVRFMRILRQYKVEELLEASGAQEGDTIYIGDVAFEFQPERAY
- the rpmA gene encoding 50S ribosomal protein L27 → MLRNLLSLQFFAHKKGQGSSSNGRDSRGQRLGLKLSDGQIAKAGNIIVRQRGTSFHPGVNVGLGKDYTLFALKDGIVRFKNKGTRKYVTIEELTPAV
- a CDS encoding DNA repair protein RecN, encoding MIEELHIRHIGGIRESHLQFSSGLTAITGESGAGKSSVVRALELASGKRASSSMIRSGSDSAEVEAVYLFDEEDPDFLYGSEDGRLFVRREIVKNGRGKVLLQNRQAPVGVLSEVSQRLITIQSQFAQLELLDQDKQLFILDLCGGEELKKLRENLREQVKATISIEKELQSLRQRQRSVTDRFKSAEEVVHRWRKMDISEESEALWEEEYRRLSEELGRLNDLRKIVIRMKNDEPGSVKEELDDLIHRLSQLLPRDRCDELSPHMEAIVEGYGALLNELENDSDEDRRSAVEESVEELESKIGHLRKLKRTAGVTSLKELILYCREADQELDWLSKSNDLRQALEKDVEEHRKTASRMALALRKVRKEAALWLEARVNRCLTEMAMEDARFSVGLIEETKLRPNGADSVEFRLAWGRNEPGPVSKMASGGELSRILLAIRLSLPEENRPPTVVFDEVEAGLGGRAAVLAGLKLKDLSRRCQVIMVTHEASIAALADVHLVVKRDGMDSNISELGDEERVSEIARMLSGDLDMDEARSHASMLLRRGESPTTVK
- the nadD gene encoding nicotinate-nucleotide adenylyltransferase, encoding MSSVRKIGVMGGTFDPIHHGHLVAAEEAYNALGLERVIFIPTGDSFHKKDRRVTSPEDRYMMTCLATLENDHFRVSRIEIDRHEPSYTVETMREMSHWYPEGTASFYFITGVDAVMTMENWHEHEYLSGLCTIVAVSRPGYDRDESQGEISFPGFLRDSVVPLSIPSLSISSTDIRKRVAKGENIRYLVPPLVEKFIDKKGLYRKEGSGHRA
- a CDS encoding ribosomal-processing cysteine protease Prp; the protein is MTKVVISRRNGLIYALSVEGHSGYAPSGEDIVCAAVTTLVQALHIGLSDVLGNPVDSCVDQENTKIALEWHGISPEVQAIAATICESFRALAETYPENVQLVEVQEDAS
- the rplU gene encoding 50S ribosomal protein L21, producing MYAIIETGGKQYRVQPGDELKIEKLAIEENDQVSFDKVLLVGSDDDVKVGTPHVEGASVKGTVLTNGKNKKLIVFKYKNKTKYRRFRGHRQPFSLVRIDSIDG
- the rsfS gene encoding ribosome silencing factor, with the translated sequence MEYSKQADSVAKAVSDKRGNDVTIMDVREGSTIAEEFVVVTANSDVHMKTLCEAASDALEDLGVSHTVEGQTSSMWRLIDAGYLLVHVFSSRGREFYDLERIWGDHPHIKLENKD